Proteins found in one Phoenicibacter congonensis genomic segment:
- the hisS gene encoding histidine--tRNA ligase, whose product MAIKRPEGTFDLFGQEMQEWELFKKCANETFGAAAYELIQTPTFEKTELFVRGIGDTTDVVNKEMYSALSGGNIEKLKSGEEISSKAQLTLRPEGTAGAVRAAVENGWIDQASQPVRIWYAGPMFRAERPQKGRQRQFHQIGIECLGSNDASLDAQAIVLMMQLFKEFGIDVDKCTLHLNSLGCEKCRPAYREAVKKFIHTNTDCMCETCMERAEKNPLRSFDCKNPECKSAMQNAPLIDQYLCDDCKAHFAKVKQFLDLANCKYEIDATLVRGLDYYTKTVFECTFNDGLGAQNAIGGGGRYDKLAAEIGGPDIPGLGFAVGFERCLLAKKASASKSFATKRKGLFIIPLDENAKSFAEKMFVLNSFNPEIKLDMDLRPEETGQTCVRSLKSQLKLANKSNAETALILGSDEMENKCFTVRNLETHEDSKVSFDDAKKALHTSIPQE is encoded by the coding sequence GTGGCAATTAAAAGACCAGAAGGAACATTCGATCTTTTCGGGCAAGAGATGCAAGAGTGGGAGCTCTTCAAAAAATGCGCAAACGAAACATTTGGAGCTGCTGCATATGAATTAATACAAACTCCTACGTTTGAAAAAACTGAGCTTTTTGTTCGCGGAATCGGCGACACAACAGATGTTGTGAACAAAGAAATGTATTCGGCACTATCAGGCGGAAACATTGAGAAACTCAAATCAGGAGAAGAGATTTCTTCGAAAGCTCAGCTGACGTTGCGACCAGAAGGAACAGCAGGTGCTGTTAGGGCGGCTGTCGAAAATGGCTGGATAGACCAAGCATCGCAACCTGTTCGGATTTGGTATGCAGGTCCAATGTTTCGCGCCGAACGACCACAAAAGGGGCGCCAACGCCAGTTCCACCAAATTGGAATTGAATGCCTTGGCAGCAATGACGCTTCGCTAGATGCACAAGCAATTGTATTGATGATGCAGCTCTTTAAAGAGTTCGGCATCGATGTGGATAAGTGCACTCTCCACCTAAACTCACTCGGCTGTGAAAAATGCCGTCCAGCCTACCGCGAAGCAGTCAAAAAATTCATTCACACTAACACCGACTGCATGTGTGAAACATGCATGGAGCGAGCTGAAAAGAATCCTCTTCGTTCATTTGATTGCAAAAATCCAGAATGCAAATCGGCTATGCAAAACGCACCTCTAATTGATCAATATTTATGCGATGATTGCAAAGCTCACTTTGCAAAAGTTAAACAATTCCTTGATCTCGCAAATTGCAAATATGAGATAGACGCCACACTTGTTCGTGGTCTTGACTATTACACAAAAACAGTTTTCGAATGTACTTTCAATGACGGTCTCGGTGCGCAAAATGCTATCGGGGGTGGCGGAAGATATGATAAATTGGCGGCAGAAATTGGCGGTCCTGACATCCCCGGCCTTGGATTTGCAGTCGGCTTTGAGCGCTGTCTTCTAGCAAAGAAGGCTTCTGCGAGCAAATCGTTTGCAACAAAACGCAAGGGATTGTTCATCATTCCGCTCGATGAAAATGCGAAGAGTTTTGCAGAAAAAATGTTTGTTTTAAACAGCTTTAACCCAGAAATAAAGCTTGATATGGACCTTCGCCCAGAAGAAACAGGTCAAACTTGCGTTAGGAGTTTAAAATCTCAGTTAAAGTTAGCTAACAAAAGCAATGCAGAAACTGCTCTCATCCTTGGGAGCGACGAGATGGAGAATAAATGCTTCACCGTGCGCAACCTCGAAACGCATGAAGATTCAAAGGTCAGTTTTGACGACGCCAAGAAAGCATTGCACACCTCAATTCCGCAGGAGTAG
- a CDS encoding response regulator transcription factor, which translates to MTENKKYTVVIVDDQPLVRSGYKAILSVYDDIEVVGEATNGIEAIEQVQKLHPNIALMDIRMTKMNGIEATKRIVSDPQCKGTRVLVMTTFDLDEYVFEALKAGAGGFLLKDAEPEDIANAIRTVADGNALIQPSVMRRLVNKFVKSDPKEDKPAPIKKGQELDDPLTDREQEILELVAQGLSNKEIGEKLFISPATAKTHLSRIMQKTNCHSRAQLVVYYNS; encoded by the coding sequence ATGACTGAAAACAAAAAATACACTGTCGTGATAGTCGATGATCAGCCACTTGTCCGCAGCGGCTACAAAGCCATCCTTTCAGTTTATGACGACATTGAAGTTGTTGGGGAAGCCACAAACGGCATTGAAGCAATTGAGCAAGTCCAAAAATTGCATCCAAACATTGCGCTCATGGACATTCGCATGACGAAAATGAACGGAATTGAAGCAACAAAGCGAATCGTCAGCGACCCACAATGCAAAGGCACTCGTGTCCTCGTGATGACGACCTTTGACCTCGATGAATATGTTTTCGAAGCTCTCAAAGCAGGAGCAGGCGGGTTCTTGTTAAAAGATGCAGAACCAGAAGATATTGCAAATGCAATCAGAACAGTAGCCGATGGAAACGCTTTGATTCAACCCAGCGTCATGCGCCGATTAGTAAACAAGTTTGTCAAATCTGACCCCAAAGAAGACAAACCAGCACCGATTAAAAAAGGCCAAGAACTTGATGACCCTCTGACTGACCGTGAACAGGAAATTCTCGAGCTTGTTGCCCAAGGTCTATCAAACAAAGAAATTGGCGAGAAGCTGTTTATTTCACCTGCAACCGCAAAAACTCACCTCTCTCGCATTATGCAAAAAACAAATTGCCATTCGCGGGCTCAACTAGTAGTCTATTACAATTCATAG
- a CDS encoding N-acetylmuramoyl-L-alanine amidase has protein sequence MSDKTVSEEDVQAQNQQIDVENRKALIEEAKAKLQLTEDYRDDFIHGEKGADFQKYIVLHDTEGSNDASSVVNGWEASGNLVAAHFIVNTDGSIVQCVPMDKIAHHAGFGDTGHNIDFGVEDESRDDKAGTVPIGGNFADYGMNSYSIGIEMVHVGGSGDYPSAQLEALDNLITYIDAFYGFQSEIIDHKTWRTGNSDTSAEFSTHLQNYKATRKHFA, from the coding sequence TTGAGCGATAAAACAGTCTCTGAAGAAGATGTTCAGGCACAGAACCAGCAGATTGATGTTGAAAATCGTAAAGCTCTAATTGAGGAAGCAAAGGCAAAGCTGCAACTCACAGAAGACTACAGAGATGACTTCATCCATGGTGAAAAGGGTGCTGACTTTCAGAAGTATATTGTTCTTCATGACACGGAGGGGTCAAACGATGCATCCTCTGTTGTAAACGGTTGGGAGGCAAGTGGTAACCTTGTTGCGGCGCATTTTATTGTCAACACGGATGGCTCGATTGTCCAATGTGTTCCAATGGACAAAATAGCGCATCATGCAGGATTTGGAGACACAGGCCACAACATTGATTTTGGAGTCGAGGACGAGAGCCGCGACGACAAAGCGGGCACAGTTCCAATTGGAGGAAACTTTGCCGATTATGGAATGAATTCCTATTCAATTGGAATTGAGATGGTTCACGTTGGTGGCAGTGGCGATTATCCTTCGGCACAGCTCGAAGCTCTCGACAATTTAATCACCTATATTGATGCCTTTTATGGGTTTCAATCCGAGATAATCGATCATAAAACATGGCGAACAGGCAATAGCGACACTTCCGCTGAGTTTTCCACCCATCTTCAAAACTATAAAGCGACCAGAAAGCACTTTGCATAA
- a CDS encoding YARHG domain-containing protein: MFCSNCGSELHDGDVFCTKCGFEVEKQKPESSENKEAGEDISEQKTELLETVKADQSKEYSIDAVDCTGVEVYAYPTFEPDKTAVMPAVSAEETDECAQVYQQSSADSPNRSASSSKALPITITIVVGVVIVALIAACAIYFTSKSSNEASINAAKQANEATQSKDSEKKSDDKASTSDSNQQSSSDSNEYSDIRQNLGKASGTKTGFNNTYVINDSDIRYLSRSDLFSMSGDEICLAQNEIWARHGRMFKNDWLQNYFNSKSWYRGTIAPDDFLNQYRPTDIENENASLMVSVLSERGYDVNSVHPN; encoded by the coding sequence ATGTTTTGTTCAAATTGCGGCTCAGAGTTGCATGATGGAGATGTATTCTGCACTAAATGTGGTTTCGAAGTTGAGAAACAGAAACCAGAATCTTCTGAAAACAAAGAGGCAGGTGAAGACATTTCTGAACAGAAGACTGAATTGCTTGAGACAGTAAAAGCAGATCAGAGTAAGGAATACAGCATTGATGCTGTTGATTGCACTGGAGTTGAAGTTTATGCATATCCTACATTCGAACCGGACAAAACAGCTGTAATGCCCGCTGTTTCAGCGGAGGAAACTGATGAGTGCGCACAGGTATATCAGCAAAGTTCAGCAGATTCTCCGAACAGAAGTGCATCTTCAAGCAAAGCACTCCCAATAACAATAACAATTGTTGTGGGTGTCGTGATTGTCGCATTGATTGCAGCTTGTGCAATTTATTTCACTTCAAAGTCATCGAACGAGGCTTCAATTAATGCTGCAAAACAGGCTAATGAGGCAACGCAATCAAAAGACTCCGAAAAGAAGAGCGATGATAAAGCATCAACTAGCGACAGCAATCAACAGTCTTCTTCAGATAGCAATGAATATTCTGACATCAGACAAAATCTTGGAAAAGCAAGTGGAACAAAAACTGGCTTTAATAATACCTATGTCATTAATGACAGTGATATAAGATATCTATCTCGCTCTGATTTGTTTAGCATGTCGGGCGATGAGATATGTCTTGCTCAAAATGAAATATGGGCACGTCACGGTCGCATGTTTAAAAATGATTGGCTTCAGAACTACTTTAATTCTAAGTCTTGGTATCGAGGAACAATTGCACCTGATGATTTTTTAAATCAATATAGACCAACCGATATTGAGAATGAAAATGCTTCTTTGATGGTTTCTGTTCTTTCTGAGCGTGGCTATGATGTTAATTCGGTGCATCCGAACTAA
- a CDS encoding class C sortase, whose amino-acid sequence MASYNESVKDLDSADYEKILNDAKQYNAELAQKPQKYDLSEAEKVRYEQLLRIDETGMMGYIEIPSIKVSLPIYHGTGDEVLNTAISHLEWTSLPVGGASSHCVLTGHRGLPNAMLFTNLDSLKESDTFVLRVLNEVLTYEVDQILIVDPNDTEALQIVEGKDYCTLVTCTPYGVNTHRLLVRGHRTENADGTMASVAADAMRINPILVALAIALPLLVILVIVILLPRRNNLNKH is encoded by the coding sequence ATTGCTTCCTACAATGAAAGCGTGAAAGATCTTGATTCTGCTGATTATGAAAAAATCTTGAATGATGCGAAACAATACAACGCGGAACTTGCTCAAAAACCTCAGAAATATGACTTGTCAGAAGCTGAAAAGGTGAGATATGAGCAGCTTTTGAGAATCGATGAGACTGGCATGATGGGCTACATCGAAATTCCTTCAATCAAAGTTTCTCTTCCGATTTATCACGGAACTGGAGATGAAGTTTTAAACACTGCAATAAGTCATTTGGAGTGGACGAGTTTGCCAGTTGGAGGAGCCTCTTCGCATTGTGTTTTGACGGGACACAGAGGACTTCCGAATGCAATGCTTTTTACTAATCTTGATAGCTTAAAGGAAAGCGACACCTTTGTTTTGCGTGTCTTAAATGAGGTTCTCACATATGAAGTTGATCAAATTTTGATTGTTGATCCAAACGACACTGAGGCATTGCAAATCGTTGAAGGAAAAGACTATTGCACGCTTGTTACGTGCACGCCATATGGTGTCAACACTCACAGGCTTTTAGTTCGTGGCCATCGAACTGAGAACGCAGATGGCACAATGGCCTCGGTTGCAGCTGATGCAATGAGGATTAATCCAATTCTTGTCGCTCTTGCAATAGCACTCCCTTTGCTAGTCATTCTTGTGATTGTCATTTTGCTCCCAAGAAGAAATAATTTAAACAAGCATTAA
- a CDS encoding carbon starvation protein A, translated as MNALVIFGIGAAIIVAGYLTYGRWLAKTWGLDPSRPTPAHELEDGVDFVPSKPYVVLGHHFSSIAGAGPINGPIQASVFGWVPVMLWVLIGGIFFGAVHDFGSLFASIRHKGHTLASVIAENMDETAKKLFCIFAYLTLILVVAAFASIVANTFAVGLANQSDAAARANEQTAMISILFIVIAIAWGLVTKGRQIPDVANIVSAIVMIIIVVALGYNFPIVSLDYETWMLLLGVYIMIASIAPVWILLQPRDYLSSYLLYGMIVLAIVGIVGATITGAATDLQIPAFTGFFASNAAFDPSTGQAVLDQAGKTITNKAAVSGSLFPALFVTIACGAISGFHSLVASGTTSKQIDNEGQALPIAYGGMLIECLLAIISLVAVGFVWAEYCKGGYASPTAVFASGLSQMLACIPGLKNYESIAYTLLILAVSAFCLTSLDTATRLARYMFQELWLKSDETHESVKSPARKFLSNKYVATVITVFAGIGLGLTGYTIIWPLFGAANQLLAALALLAVCAWLKNAGKKNQMLYIPMAFMLVVTLTSLFQTGMAKITLLTGPATVLAAQAGGVAGVVAQLVLAILLFALALVLAYKGVKTIFGKETKKVAC; from the coding sequence TCGTTGGCTAGCAAAGACTTGGGGGCTGGATCCATCAAGACCAACACCTGCACATGAGTTGGAAGACGGAGTCGATTTCGTGCCTTCCAAGCCATATGTTGTCTTGGGACATCATTTTTCTTCAATTGCGGGAGCGGGTCCAATTAATGGACCAATCCAGGCGTCGGTTTTTGGATGGGTGCCTGTAATGTTGTGGGTTTTAATCGGTGGCATTTTCTTTGGTGCTGTTCACGATTTTGGCTCGCTGTTTGCCTCAATTCGTCACAAGGGCCACACGCTCGCATCGGTAATTGCAGAGAACATGGACGAGACTGCAAAGAAGCTCTTCTGCATTTTTGCATACCTCACATTGATTCTTGTTGTTGCAGCATTTGCATCGATTGTTGCTAACACATTTGCGGTCGGTCTTGCTAATCAGAGTGACGCTGCCGCGCGTGCGAATGAGCAAACTGCGATGATTTCTATTTTGTTTATTGTTATTGCAATTGCCTGGGGCCTCGTCACAAAGGGTCGCCAGATTCCCGATGTTGCAAACATTGTTTCTGCAATAGTCATGATTATTATTGTTGTTGCTCTTGGCTACAACTTCCCAATCGTAAGCCTCGATTATGAAACCTGGATGCTTCTTCTGGGAGTTTACATAATGATTGCATCGATTGCTCCTGTTTGGATTTTGTTGCAACCTCGCGACTATTTGAGCAGTTACCTACTTTACGGAATGATTGTTCTCGCAATTGTTGGCATTGTTGGTGCGACAATCACTGGTGCAGCTACAGATTTGCAAATTCCTGCTTTTACTGGCTTTTTCGCCAGCAATGCGGCTTTTGACCCTTCAACAGGTCAAGCAGTTTTAGATCAAGCAGGCAAAACAATCACTAACAAAGCGGCTGTTAGCGGCTCATTGTTCCCTGCGCTTTTTGTCACGATTGCTTGTGGCGCAATTTCTGGGTTCCACTCTCTTGTCGCTTCTGGAACAACTTCAAAGCAAATCGACAACGAAGGGCAAGCACTTCCAATTGCATATGGCGGCATGCTCATTGAATGCTTGCTTGCAATCATTTCTTTGGTAGCAGTTGGTTTCGTTTGGGCAGAATATTGCAAGGGTGGCTATGCATCACCAACTGCTGTGTTTGCTTCAGGTCTGTCACAGATGCTCGCTTGCATTCCTGGCCTTAAAAATTATGAGAGCATCGCCTACACGCTGCTCATTCTTGCGGTCTCTGCTTTTTGCCTGACCTCTCTTGACACTGCGACTCGTTTAGCGCGCTACATGTTCCAGGAGTTATGGCTAAAGTCAGACGAAACTCATGAGTCGGTAAAATCGCCAGCAAGAAAATTCCTCTCAAATAAATATGTTGCTACCGTCATTACCGTATTTGCAGGAATTGGTTTGGGATTGACAGGATATACAATCATTTGGCCATTGTTTGGTGCAGCGAACCAACTGCTTGCGGCACTTGCTCTTCTTGCAGTTTGTGCCTGGCTCAAAAATGCTGGGAAGAAAAATCAAATGCTCTATATTCCAATGGCATTTATGTTGGTAGTCACTCTCACTTCGCTTTTCCAAACAGGCATGGCAAAGATTACATTGCTCACGGGTCCAGCGACTGTGTTGGCAGCTCAGGCTGGTGGAGTGGCCGGCGTCGTGGCGCAGCTTGTCCTTGCAATTCTTCTTTTCGCTCTTGCGCTTGTTCTCGCCTACAAAGGAGTCAAGACAATTTTCGGAAAAGAAACAAAGAAAGTGGCTTGCTAG